The DNA segment TTAAACTATTTTAACAAARAAATATATATCAAAATAAAAATCTGTCAAGTAATTTAATTTAGTTTAGAATAACTATAAGCAATATTCGCAGCTACACGGCAATTATTATAAACTAATTCTTTATTAGCTTTAAGGCTCTTGTTTTCTGTTACACTATGAAGCTTAGCCAATATAAAAGGAGTTA comes from the Brachyspira sp. SAP_772 genome and includes:
- a CDS encoding pseudouridine-5'-phosphate glycosidase; its protein translation is TPFILAKLHSVTENKSLKANKELVYNNCRVAANIAYSYSKLN